A single genomic interval of Rubripirellula reticaptiva harbors:
- a CDS encoding efflux RND transporter periplasmic adaptor subunit, translating into MKSINLGKWMSGMARGLTVVAGLVVLVVTIGWLSGVFEQKVQPGQTDRNVRRLTDEPTDVVHEIEKSTIEEAIGTLKASSRMVVSSKIMATINDIAVVAGDQVEKGQVLIQLDDKEYESRLDQAKRALDAAVANRRQAEKQYQRVETLNRQNAASRSEFDSASRDVQVTLADEARARQAVSESEVMLSYTTIKAAKSGRIVDRLAEPGDISQPGVPILVLYDATSLRLEAPVMEHLAVQLHPGDELKVYVDAHQREYSATVDEIVPQADAPSRSFLVKASLPKTDDLYEGMFGRLLIPAGERRHLCLNTDALIEVGQLEFVDVVLPDGNIERRLVKIGQLGIPGRQEVLSGVEAGERVLIHGKEAANVQ; encoded by the coding sequence ATGAAGTCAATCAATTTAGGTAAATGGATGAGCGGCATGGCTCGTGGGTTAACGGTCGTTGCTGGGCTCGTCGTTCTGGTTGTCACGATCGGTTGGCTGTCCGGCGTATTTGAACAGAAAGTCCAGCCGGGACAGACGGATCGGAATGTACGTCGGCTTACGGACGAGCCAACCGATGTGGTCCATGAAATCGAAAAGTCGACGATCGAAGAAGCCATCGGTACACTCAAGGCATCAAGCCGGATGGTGGTCTCGTCGAAAATCATGGCGACCATCAACGACATCGCGGTCGTAGCAGGTGACCAGGTTGAGAAGGGTCAAGTCTTGATCCAGCTCGACGACAAGGAATACGAATCGCGACTCGATCAGGCCAAGCGGGCCCTCGACGCGGCGGTCGCGAATCGCCGACAGGCGGAAAAACAGTATCAACGTGTCGAGACGCTCAACCGGCAGAATGCCGCCTCACGGTCTGAGTTCGACTCCGCCTCTCGCGACGTTCAGGTCACGCTGGCCGACGAGGCTCGCGCCCGTCAAGCGGTTTCTGAATCCGAAGTGATGCTGTCGTACACAACCATCAAAGCTGCGAAAAGCGGTCGAATTGTCGATCGTTTGGCCGAGCCCGGCGACATTTCGCAGCCAGGCGTCCCAATTTTAGTCCTTTACGATGCGACTTCGTTGCGACTGGAGGCTCCGGTGATGGAGCACTTGGCCGTTCAGCTACATCCCGGCGATGAACTGAAAGTGTATGTGGACGCGCACCAGCGAGAATACAGCGCGACCGTCGACGAGATCGTGCCGCAAGCCGATGCACCGAGTCGCTCGTTTTTAGTCAAAGCAAGTCTGCCCAAGACGGACGATCTGTACGAAGGAATGTTCGGACGCCTTTTGATTCCGGCGGGTGAGCGACGGCACTTGTGCTTGAACACCGATGCCCTGATCGAAGTCGGACAGCTTGAGTTTGTTGACGTGGTGTTGCCCGATGGAAATATCGAACGGCGACTCGTCAAAATTGGGCAGCTCGGAATACCGGGGCGACAAGAAGTGCTTAGCGGCGTCGAAGCCGGCGAACGAGTCCTGATTCACGGCAAGGAGGCTGCGAATGTCCAATAA
- a CDS encoding cytochrome-c peroxidase has product MNCKPKSLALVIVVTLLSNVQVNAQDLTVLPVVASKHGDTKEKVELGKKLYFDPRLSATGTVSCNSCHNLMEGGDDGRATSMGVDGLTGPRNAPTVWNSAFQASQFWDGRSATLEEQAKGPMVADVEMGMLGHDQVISRIKDIPGYISEFEAEFGKGDGVTIENAVDAIAAFERTLITPNSGLDRYLAGDKFAMSDGQVRGMDLFESSGCTECHFGPAMNGWRPGSDAEFTEFPRFVESPFVQQFDLAADLGRSSATGDDADEHHFKTPTLRNITLTAPYFHNGRVSSLAEAIQLMASTQLDVEFTSEEVADLTAFMEALEGEFPNLSLPRLPSRSGESVIHASVKARPSDQG; this is encoded by the coding sequence ATGAACTGTAAACCAAAATCTTTAGCACTCGTGATTGTCGTGACGTTGCTAAGCAATGTGCAAGTTAATGCTCAGGACTTGACGGTTCTTCCTGTCGTCGCCTCGAAGCATGGCGATACGAAAGAGAAGGTTGAATTGGGCAAGAAGCTGTACTTTGATCCTAGGCTATCAGCGACGGGAACCGTTTCCTGCAACAGTTGCCACAACCTGATGGAAGGTGGCGACGATGGCCGTGCCACGTCGATGGGCGTCGACGGGTTGACCGGACCTCGTAACGCTCCGACCGTATGGAACTCCGCTTTTCAAGCCTCCCAGTTCTGGGACGGTCGCTCGGCAACGCTCGAAGAGCAAGCCAAGGGCCCGATGGTTGCCGACGTTGAAATGGGAATGCTTGGCCATGACCAGGTCATCAGTCGCATCAAAGACATTCCCGGCTACATCAGCGAATTTGAAGCCGAGTTTGGAAAGGGCGATGGAGTCACCATTGAAAATGCTGTCGACGCGATTGCTGCATTCGAGCGGACTCTCATTACACCAAACTCGGGCCTAGACCGTTATCTCGCTGGCGATAAATTCGCCATGAGTGACGGCCAAGTTCGCGGCATGGATCTGTTCGAGTCAAGCGGATGCACCGAATGTCACTTCGGTCCTGCGATGAATGGATGGCGACCGGGTAGCGATGCGGAGTTTACCGAGTTTCCGCGATTTGTTGAGTCTCCTTTCGTTCAGCAGTTTGACTTGGCCGCTGACCTCGGACGTTCCAGTGCTACTGGCGACGATGCCGATGAACATCATTTCAAAACGCCGACATTGCGGAATATCACGCTCACGGCGCCCTACTTTCATAACGGTCGAGTCAGTTCGCTGGCCGAAGCGATCCAGCTAATGGCCTCCACTCAGCTCGATGTTGAGTTCACCAGCGAGGAAGTCGCCGACTTGACGGCGTTCATGGAAGCTCTGGAGGGCGAGTTTCCAAATCTCTCGCTTCCTCGACTCCCCTCACGTTCGGGCGAGTCGGTCATTCACGCTTCTGTCAAAGCTCGTCCTAGCGACCAGGGCTAA
- a CDS encoding NAD(P)/FAD-dependent oxidoreductase — protein MSHHQIIIVGGGTAGITVAARLRNVDPSLDIAIIEPSEKHYYQPLWTLVGGGMFKPEESGRDEVDLIPYGVNWVKDFVASFQPNANSVTTRGGETITYDYLIVAPGIQLNWDQVKGLKKAVGKDGVCSNYSIETVASTWEFVRNMKKGVALFTQPAGAVKCGGAPQKICYLAEDHFRRSGVRDDIEVIFTTAGARLFAVDQYREVLEKVAKRKGVEPRFRHNLVEIRSSSKEAVYRHMDTDEENVIKYDMIHVTPPMSAPDFVSGSELAGEGGWVDVDKHTLQHTRFANVFGIGDASSLPTSKTGAAVRKQAPVLVSNLLSLMKQEPLSASYDGYTSCPVVTGYDSLVLAEFDYSGGPAETFPFNQAKERFSMLLLKKFGLPALYWHGMLRGRA, from the coding sequence ATGAGTCATCATCAAATTATCATCGTCGGTGGTGGAACGGCTGGGATCACCGTCGCGGCTCGGTTGCGAAACGTCGATCCATCGTTAGATATTGCGATCATCGAGCCATCCGAGAAGCACTACTATCAACCGCTCTGGACTCTCGTCGGTGGTGGGATGTTCAAACCCGAGGAATCGGGTCGGGACGAAGTCGACTTGATCCCCTACGGTGTGAACTGGGTCAAGGATTTTGTCGCATCATTCCAGCCGAACGCCAACAGTGTCACGACACGTGGGGGTGAAACGATCACCTACGACTATTTGATTGTTGCCCCCGGCATTCAACTCAACTGGGACCAAGTCAAAGGATTGAAGAAGGCTGTCGGGAAAGACGGCGTGTGCAGCAATTACTCCATCGAAACGGTTGCCAGCACTTGGGAATTCGTTCGCAACATGAAGAAAGGCGTCGCGTTGTTCACTCAGCCTGCCGGGGCCGTGAAGTGCGGTGGTGCGCCACAAAAGATTTGTTATTTGGCGGAAGATCATTTCCGCCGTAGCGGCGTTCGTGACGACATCGAAGTCATCTTCACCACTGCTGGCGCACGGTTGTTCGCAGTCGACCAGTATCGCGAAGTACTCGAGAAGGTGGCAAAGCGGAAAGGCGTTGAGCCTCGCTTTCGCCATAACTTGGTAGAGATACGATCGTCATCCAAGGAAGCCGTCTATCGGCACATGGACACAGACGAAGAGAACGTCATCAAGTATGACATGATCCATGTCACTCCACCGATGAGCGCACCGGACTTCGTCTCAGGTAGCGAACTGGCGGGCGAAGGCGGCTGGGTCGACGTCGACAAACACACGCTGCAGCACACTCGTTTCGCTAACGTGTTTGGAATTGGTGACGCGTCCAGCTTGCCGACTTCCAAAACCGGCGCGGCGGTCCGCAAGCAGGCTCCGGTGTTGGTCAGTAATCTGCTGTCGCTGATGAAGCAAGAACCATTGTCGGCCAGCTACGACGGTTACACGTCCTGCCCCGTGGTGACGGGATACGACAGTTTGGTATTGGCCGAATTTGACTATAGCGGCGGTCCGGCTGAAACATTTCCTTTCAATCAAGCCAAAGAACGTTTCAGCATGCTCCTTTTAAAGAAGTTCGGTTTGCCGGCACTCTACTGGCACGGCATGTTACGTGGCCGTGCGTGA